Below is a window of Andrena cerasifolii isolate SP2316 chromosome 5, iyAndCera1_principal, whole genome shotgun sequence DNA.
TGTTAGTCACCAGCTTAAAGAAACATCGAAGTGTACATTGCTCCGCAATACTTACGCAGAGGAGCTTCTTTAAAGTAACTGCTTTGTAAACATTCTTCGGCGGTAGCTCTTTTCTTTGGATCGTACATGAATAAGAAGTTTAATAATCTTAAACCAGCAGCGCTTAACCATGGAAACTTTTGTTTCAAGTTATTATATGGTTGCTGTTTCAATGTAAAATTTTGCAACGCGGGAAGCGTGTTAAATTCTGGCCAGATCGCTTCGCTCGGCGTACCCAATAAGTCAACAATTAGCTCTAATTGCGAAATTTCTGATCGCCCAGGTAATAAAGGCTGATGTCCAAGTAATTCTCCTAATGTAACAATTGGATTCAAATTACATTACGCTGGATGTTATACATACAAAATGGTGGAATAAAAATAGCATACCTAAAATACAGCCAGCAGCCCACATGTCGACAGAAGTTGTTTGAGTTTTTGCTTGTAGTAATAATTCTGGTGCTCTGTACCATAATGTTACAACTCTGGGTGTCATTGGCTTTAAAGGCAAGCCAAACCACCTAGCTAgtccaaaatcagcgattttcacgCAACCTTTGTCCGTCATAAGTAGATTGGAAACTTTCAAGTCTCTGTGTACTATAAAATTATGATGAAGGTAACGCAAACCCTTCAACACTTGTAAGACAATACATTTGACTTGACTCTCTGAGAACGGAGCTTGCATATTGTCCAATAAGCTTGCCAAGTCCTGCTCGCAATATTCCATAGCGAGGAAGATGCTTTCTAAACTTCTTCCCACCACCACTTCCCTCAGATGTACAATGTTCTCATGACGACAAGATAAAAGAACAGATATTTCTCTGAGGCCGCTGACCGGAAGACCGTCTTTTTCGTGTTCCATCCGAACCTTCTTTAATGCTACCACTTTATCATTCTTAGTGTCCCTCGCTCTATAAACAATTCCGTATGTACCTTCTCCAATACGGTTCAATTTCTCAAACTCCGATACGAATCTGCATTTACCCAGCTGTTAAGAAGAAAGATTAATCGATAATAATTCTACTCAAAACCATAATGGAAATTATGAAATCCTTACGACATCTTGCTCTGGTATTTCCATCGGTTTGCCGGTTAAGAATGATGTTAACACTCCTCTTCTTGTTATCGGTGCTGACGGATCTGGCCCCGTTTCAGTCACAGCCTTCTTATCAGTATCATTATTTTCTACTGACTTCTTCTCCAAAGCTTTATCTAAaccaataaacaaatttcacatGAGCCCCAATTTCTACAAAACTCCCCGCTTATTCTACAAATGCCATGTACTTCCTTCAAAAAGTGCATGATAAACAACAGAATCAATCCATTTAACCTATTTCTTTAGGATTTCTGTTACAAGCATCAATGAAATAGAACTGTACCTTTTGTCATTGTGGTTTATTGTTTTCAACGGAGTGTTTCCCAAACTATATTCACCGTTTCTTTCAGCATTCGTGTTTGGAAATGAAGGTATAAAAGCAATCGATTATTCGTAAACTGGTTAAACGCTCAACCAGgcagtgaacggcggaaaatacaggactgatcaaactatttcgcggagggggaataaccaatcaacgccaaggtgggaaacgaacggcgccaccgtcgagccaaaccaagctagccaagcggggaagctgttgtcgacgctggttggctgtggCCTCATTTCCCTTGGTTAGCTTCGTACGAATTCGAAAGCGTGGCGTCACTtgccttggcttgg
It encodes the following:
- the Cdc10 gene encoding cyclin-dependent kinase 10 isoform X1, whose translation is MTKDKALEKKSVENNDTDKKAVTETGPDPSAPITRRGVLTSFLTGKPMEIPEQDVLGKCRFVSEFEKLNRIGEGTYGIVYRARDTKNDKVVALKKVRMEHEKDGLPVSGLREISVLLSCRHENIVHLREVVVGRSLESIFLAMEYCEQDLASLLDNMQAPFSESQVKCIVLQVLKGLRYLHHNFIVHRDLKVSNLLMTDKGCVKIADFGLARWFGLPLKPMTPRVVTLWYRAPELLLQAKTQTTSVDMWAAGCILGELLGHQPLLPGRSEISQLELIVDLLGTPSEAIWPEFNTLPALQNFTLKQQPYNNLKQKFPWLSAAGLRLLNFLFMYDPKKRATAEECLQSSYFKEAPLPCDPKLMPTFPQHRNMKKTAPPKETREPEANVTDQTNNLPAISDLLGSLVKKRRVE
- the Cdc10 gene encoding cyclin-dependent kinase 10 isoform X2; this encodes MTKDKALEKKSVENNDTDKKAVTETGPDPSAPITRRGVLTSFLTGKPMEIPEQDLGKCRFVSEFEKLNRIGEGTYGIVYRARDTKNDKVVALKKVRMEHEKDGLPVSGLREISVLLSCRHENIVHLREVVVGRSLESIFLAMEYCEQDLASLLDNMQAPFSESQVKCIVLQVLKGLRYLHHNFIVHRDLKVSNLLMTDKGCVKIADFGLARWFGLPLKPMTPRVVTLWYRAPELLLQAKTQTTSVDMWAAGCILGELLGHQPLLPGRSEISQLELIVDLLGTPSEAIWPEFNTLPALQNFTLKQQPYNNLKQKFPWLSAAGLRLLNFLFMYDPKKRATAEECLQSSYFKEAPLPCDPKLMPTFPQHRNMKKTAPPKETREPEANVTDQTNNLPAISDLLGSLVKKRRVE